A genomic window from Salvelinus namaycush isolate Seneca chromosome 5, SaNama_1.0, whole genome shotgun sequence includes:
- the LOC120048426 gene encoding GA-binding protein subunit beta-2-like isoform X2 → MAATEGHFNIVELLVSSGADINAKDMLKMTALHWAAQHGHREVAELLLKYGADVHSLSKFDKTPFDIAMDTSNTELMILLQDGMQNQVNMNPEPQFIISSAGVVNLSDLVNTTAKSGESVSTTSVLATLAALAEASGPMGNNAGKSEDAIAADSVDSAIQHVVGDGGQRVITLVTDQHGNLQPAGIGQQFFVTMQGQQMVAVPAGQITEEVVEQEPYPSPARKRRIEPAAILTRPKEKKAKSGDSSREQLQKQLQEANRKAQEYRTQLLQKEQEAEQYRLRLEEAIEQQQSNNTSNATGSTSTGVQEVEEEVVQIEKQCETEERVVEEDKVEGEEDVPFPEETILVKVEEELDSGEGEQITVDETEETEKASTKVTTIPKRGRGRGRGRGRRR, encoded by the exons ATGGCGGCCACGGAGGGCCACTTCAATATAGTGGAGCTGCTAGTCAGT AGCGGAGCGGACATCAATGCTAAGGACATGCTGAAGATGACAGCCCTGCACTGGGCGGCCCAGCACGGTCACAGAGAGGTGGCAGAGCTGCTGCTCAAATATGGAGCAGACGTCCACTCCCTCAGCAAGTTTGACAAGACGCCCTTTGACATCGCCATGGACACCAGCAATACTGAGCTCATGATACTGTTACAG GATGGCATGCAGAACCAAGTGAACATGAACCCAGAGCCCCAGTTCATCATCTCCTCTGCTGGGGTCGTGAACCTCTCTGACCTCGTCAACACCACCGCCAAGTCAG GAGAATCTGTCTCTACCACCTCAGTCCTGGCAACACTGGCAGCCCTGGCAGAAGCCTCCGGTCCCATGGGTAACAATGCAG GCAAATCTGAGGATGCGATCGCTGCAGATTCTGTGGACTCGGCCATTCAGCATGTAGTGGGCGATGGAGGTCAGAGGGTCATCACCCTAGTGACGGACCAACACGGCAACCTGCAGCCAGCAGGAATTGGACAGCAGTTCTTTGTCACTATGCAGGGGCAGCAAA TGGTGGCTGTCCCGGCTGGTCAGATCACAGAGGAGGTGGTGGAACAGGAGCCTTATCCCTCTCCGGCACGCAAGAGGAGAATAGAGCCTGCAGCCATCTTAACCAGACCCAAAGAAAAG AAAGCGAAGTCAGGGGACAGCAGTCGGGAGCAGCTCCAGAAGCAGTTGCAGGAGGCCAACCGGAAGGCCCAGGAGTACCGCACACAGCTCCTACAGAAGGAGCAGGAAGCTGAGCAGTACCGCCTCCGACTAGAGGAGGCCATAGAGCAACAACAGAGCAACAATACCAGCAATGCTACTGGTTCTACCAGCACAGGTGtccaggaggtagaggaggaggtggtccAAATAGAAAAACAAtgtgagacagaggagagagttgTAGAGGAAGACAAagtggaaggggaggaggacGTCCCATTTCCGGAAGAAACCATTCTGGTTAAAGTGGAGGAGGAACTGGATTCAGGGGAGGGAGAACAGATAACAGTGGATGAGACCGAGGAAACGGAGAAGGCTTCAACTAAGGTCACAACAATCCCCAaacgggggagagggaggggacgaGGACGTGGAAGGAGGCGGTAG
- the LOC120048426 gene encoding GA-binding protein subunit beta-1-like isoform X1 has product MSLVDLGKRLLEAARAGLDDDVRTLMVNGAPFTTDWLGTSPLHLAAQYGHHSTAEVLLRAGVSRDARTKVDRTPLHMAATEGHFNIVELLVSSGADINAKDMLKMTALHWAAQHGHREVAELLLKYGADVHSLSKFDKTPFDIAMDTSNTELMILLQDGMQNQVNMNPEPQFIISSAGVVNLSDLVNTTAKSGESVSTTSVLATLAALAEASGPMGNNAGKSEDAIAADSVDSAIQHVVGDGGQRVITLVTDQHGNLQPAGIGQQFFVTMQGQQMVAVPAGQITEEVVEQEPYPSPARKRRIEPAAILTRPKEKKAKSGDSSREQLQKQLQEANRKAQEYRTQLLQKEQEAEQYRLRLEEAIEQQQSNNTSNATGSTSTGVQEVEEEVVQIEKQCETEERVVEEDKVEGEEDVPFPEETILVKVEEELDSGEGEQITVDETEETEKASTKVTTIPKRGRGRGRGRGRRR; this is encoded by the exons ATGTCACTGGTTGACCTGGGGAAGCGGCTGCTGGAGGCTGCGCGGGCAGGGCTGGATGATGATGTCAGGACCCTCATGGTCAATGGAGCTCCCTTCACCACTGATTGG CTGGGGACATCCCCGCTCCATCTAGCGGCTCAGTACGGACACCACTCCACTGCTGAGGTGCTTCTTCGAGCAGGCGTTAGCAGGGATGCCCGGACCAAAGTGGACAGGACCCCACTCCACATGGCGGCCACGGAGGGCCACTTCAATATAGTGGAGCTGCTAGTCAGT AGCGGAGCGGACATCAATGCTAAGGACATGCTGAAGATGACAGCCCTGCACTGGGCGGCCCAGCACGGTCACAGAGAGGTGGCAGAGCTGCTGCTCAAATATGGAGCAGACGTCCACTCCCTCAGCAAGTTTGACAAGACGCCCTTTGACATCGCCATGGACACCAGCAATACTGAGCTCATGATACTGTTACAG GATGGCATGCAGAACCAAGTGAACATGAACCCAGAGCCCCAGTTCATCATCTCCTCTGCTGGGGTCGTGAACCTCTCTGACCTCGTCAACACCACCGCCAAGTCAG GAGAATCTGTCTCTACCACCTCAGTCCTGGCAACACTGGCAGCCCTGGCAGAAGCCTCCGGTCCCATGGGTAACAATGCAG GCAAATCTGAGGATGCGATCGCTGCAGATTCTGTGGACTCGGCCATTCAGCATGTAGTGGGCGATGGAGGTCAGAGGGTCATCACCCTAGTGACGGACCAACACGGCAACCTGCAGCCAGCAGGAATTGGACAGCAGTTCTTTGTCACTATGCAGGGGCAGCAAA TGGTGGCTGTCCCGGCTGGTCAGATCACAGAGGAGGTGGTGGAACAGGAGCCTTATCCCTCTCCGGCACGCAAGAGGAGAATAGAGCCTGCAGCCATCTTAACCAGACCCAAAGAAAAG AAAGCGAAGTCAGGGGACAGCAGTCGGGAGCAGCTCCAGAAGCAGTTGCAGGAGGCCAACCGGAAGGCCCAGGAGTACCGCACACAGCTCCTACAGAAGGAGCAGGAAGCTGAGCAGTACCGCCTCCGACTAGAGGAGGCCATAGAGCAACAACAGAGCAACAATACCAGCAATGCTACTGGTTCTACCAGCACAGGTGtccaggaggtagaggaggaggtggtccAAATAGAAAAACAAtgtgagacagaggagagagttgTAGAGGAAGACAAagtggaaggggaggaggacGTCCCATTTCCGGAAGAAACCATTCTGGTTAAAGTGGAGGAGGAACTGGATTCAGGGGAGGGAGAACAGATAACAGTGGATGAGACCGAGGAAACGGAGAAGGCTTCAACTAAGGTCACAACAATCCCCAaacgggggagagggaggggacgaGGACGTGGAAGGAGGCGGTAG